One part of the Rutidosis leptorrhynchoides isolate AG116_Rl617_1_P2 chromosome 1, CSIRO_AGI_Rlap_v1, whole genome shotgun sequence genome encodes these proteins:
- the LOC139872694 gene encoding dof zinc finger protein DOF2.5-like — protein sequence MDAAQWVKDVRNDGSYNKVQEDKKAKPQHEHSLNCPRCNSTNTKFCYYNNYSLTQPRYFCKSCKRYWTKGGSLRSVPIGGGSRKNKRSISSTSSISKPIDLSHFSSQNVTTHEGQDLYLGTQVTQEDYHNGFSQFLRLPKIENIHNVNFLSSMTSTIDQTNENTMFNGTRFNLQDFKPTIGFPFQGNGIKYGNFQGNQEEISERIMLPFGELNQQHASSESGQSMGQANSTGYWNETMGGGSSTIYN from the exons ATGGATGCTGCTCAATGGGTTAAG GATGTTAGGAATGATGGAAGTTATAATAAAGTGCAAGAAGATAAGAAGGCAAAGCCACAACATGAACACTCACTAAACTGTCCAAGATGCAATTCAACCAACACCAAGTTttgttactataacaattatagctTAACTCAACCAAGATACTTCTGTAAGTCATGTAAAAGGTATTGGACTAAAGGTGGGTCCCTTAGAAGCGTTCCTATTGGCGGCGGTTCAAGAAAGAACAAGAGATCGATATCATCCACATCGTCCATCTCCAAACCGATCGATCTCTCACACTTTTCGTCTCAAAATGTCACTACACATGAAGGCCAAGATCTTTATTTAGGAACACAAGTCACACAAGAAGACTATCATAATGGTTTTTCTCAGTTTTTAAGGCTACCAAAGATTGAAAATATCCATAATGTCAACTTTTTATCATCTATGACTTCAACTATAGATCAAACGAATGAAAACACAATGTTTAATGGAACAAGATTCAATCTACAAGATTTCAAACCAACAATTGGGTTTCCATTTCAAGGGAATGGAATCAAGTATGGCAACTTTCAAGGGAATCAAGAGGAAATTAGTGAAAGAATCATGTTACCTTTTGGAGAATTGAATCAACAACATGCATCAAGTGAGAGTGGACAAAGTATGGGACAAGCTAATTCGACTGGATATTGGAACGAGACTATGGGTGGCGGTTCATCTACAATTTATAACTGA